In Paenibacillus ihbetae, the following are encoded in one genomic region:
- a CDS encoding DeoR/GlpR family DNA-binding transcription regulator, whose amino-acid sequence MLTEERYRVILERLQERGVVKLQELVELLEASESTVRRDLIDLEERRLLKRIHGGAALPSQKAPEPGMEEKSFKNIQQKNAVAKLAAQQVQDGESIYLDAGTTTLAMIPFIEASNVTVVTNGLSHIEALVSKRINSYLLGGMMKIRTKAVIGSIALQNMDNFRFDRCFLGTNGVDIEMGYTTPDPEEALIKRRAHQLSATSYVLADSSKIGEVTFAKLLDLSEATLITESLPEAWRKSIAQKTNIIEGS is encoded by the coding sequence ATGCTGACCGAAGAAAGATACCGCGTTATTTTAGAGCGCTTACAAGAGCGCGGGGTCGTCAAATTGCAGGAATTGGTCGAACTCCTGGAAGCATCGGAATCTACAGTGCGGCGTGATTTGATAGATCTTGAGGAACGCCGTTTATTAAAGCGTATTCACGGGGGAGCAGCGCTGCCGAGTCAAAAGGCTCCCGAGCCGGGAATGGAAGAGAAATCGTTCAAAAACATTCAACAGAAAAATGCCGTTGCCAAGCTGGCTGCGCAGCAGGTGCAGGATGGCGAGAGCATTTATCTGGATGCGGGAACGACCACATTGGCGATGATCCCGTTTATCGAAGCAAGCAACGTGACCGTTGTGACCAACGGTTTATCGCATATCGAAGCATTGGTAAGCAAACGCATCAACAGCTATCTTCTGGGCGGCATGATGAAGATTCGCACGAAAGCCGTAATCGGCAGCATAGCTCTTCAAAACATGGATAACTTCCGCTTTGATCGCTGTTTTCTCGGGACAAACGGCGTCGATATCGAGATGGGGTATACGACGCCGGATCCGGAAGAAGCCTTGATCAAGCGGCGGGCCCATCAGCTGTCCGCTACCAGCTATGTTCTTGCGGACTCCAGCAAGATCGGAGAAGTCACGTTCGCTAAGCTGCTGGATTTAAGCGAAGCGACGCTGATTACCGAATCGCTGCCGGAAGCCTGGCGGAAGTCCATAGCACAGAAAACCAACATAATTGAGGGATCATGA
- the pfkB gene encoding 1-phosphofructokinase produces the protein MIYTVTLNPSIDYIVEVEHIELGSLNRMARDLKFPGGKGINVSRVLNQLGADNTAIGFLGGFTGRFIDETLRKEGIVTDFVTIEDDTRINIKLKHGDETEINGLGPNIRHEEADELVHKLSRLQPGDIAVLSGSVPPSLGSGFYELLIQACKKSGAEFVIDTTGDALMKALAHQPLVVKPNHHELAELFGVPMDSRDKLVMYGRKLLEKGAQHAMISMAGEGALLITADQVYHACVPAGTVRNSVGAGDSMIAGFVGTLSLGHSPLEAFRTGVASGSATAFSDDLAAREMIDKLREQVTITPL, from the coding sequence ATGATATATACGGTAACTTTGAATCCTTCCATCGATTACATCGTGGAAGTAGAGCATATCGAGCTGGGAAGCTTGAACAGAATGGCCCGGGACTTGAAGTTTCCAGGGGGCAAAGGCATCAATGTCTCGCGGGTATTGAACCAGCTCGGCGCAGACAATACCGCGATCGGCTTTCTCGGTGGATTTACCGGTCGGTTTATTGACGAGACGCTGCGGAAGGAAGGGATCGTCACCGACTTCGTGACGATTGAAGATGATACAAGAATCAACATCAAGCTTAAGCACGGGGACGAGACGGAGATTAACGGCCTTGGGCCGAACATCCGGCACGAGGAGGCCGATGAGCTGGTCCATAAGCTGTCACGGCTTCAGCCGGGTGATATCGCGGTACTGTCCGGAAGCGTTCCGCCCTCGCTTGGATCGGGCTTCTACGAGCTATTAATTCAAGCGTGCAAGAAGAGCGGAGCCGAATTCGTGATCGATACGACGGGGGATGCGCTGATGAAGGCTTTAGCTCACCAGCCGCTTGTCGTCAAGCCGAACCATCACGAGCTGGCCGAGTTGTTCGGCGTCCCGATGGATTCGCGCGATAAGCTTGTCATGTACGGCCGCAAGCTGCTTGAGAAGGGTGCGCAGCATGCGATGATCTCCATGGCCGGAGAAGGGGCTCTGCTGATTACGGCCGATCAGGTCTATCATGCCTGCGTTCCGGCTGGAACGGTAAGGAATTCGGTAGGCGCAGGCGATTCGATGATTGCCGGGTTTGTCGGCACGCTGTCTCTGGGGCACAGTCCGCTTGAGGCATTCCGGACAGGGGTTGCATCGGGAAGCGCAACAGCGTTCTCGGACGATCTGGCAGCCAGGGAAATGATCGATAAACTTCGTGAACAGGTCACGATCACGCCATTGTGA
- a CDS encoding PTS fructose transporter subunit IIABC, producing the protein MRITELMIQQTMIMDLQAVTKEAAIDELIASLAASGRINDPVLFKEAILKREAESSTGIGGGIAMPHAKTRAVNEPTVVFAKSSKGVDFEALDGEPAYVFFMIAAPEGAGNTHLRTLAALSRLLIDADFISRLMETKTPEEVTALFDAKQAEEEAAKAEKEAAKQRKETEKQSDKRPESDSAIEAAPVPDGTTSGGQGAFVVAVTACPTGIAHTFMAEDALKKKAQEMGVEIRVETNGSEGAQNVLTEEEIRRAAGVIIAADKQVEMARFNGKPVLQRPVSDGIRKSEELIRKAASGDAPIYRSEGGGTSGEQQGGHSGIGSKIYKDLMNGISHMLPFVVGGGILLAVSFLIEQLAGENHPLFQLLQTIGGGEGAFHFLIPVLAGFIALSIGDRPALMPGMVGGLMALNSNSGFLGGLAAGFLAGYVVILLRKWFAGLPKALDGLKPILLYPVVGLLITGTIMFYLFDPFFSWINLGLTDILNNLGTGNAVILGLILGGMMSIDMGGPFNKAAYAFAIGVFTSSGNTNGAMMAAVMAGGMVPPLAIALATTFFKRKFTEQERKSGVTNYVMGLSFITEGAIPFAAADPLRVLTSCILGSAVAGGLTQLWGINVPAPHGGIFVAALANHALLFLLAVLIGAALSGVLLGLWKRPVESK; encoded by the coding sequence ATGAGAATAACGGAATTGATGATTCAGCAGACCATGATTATGGATCTGCAAGCGGTAACGAAGGAGGCGGCGATTGACGAGCTGATTGCCAGCCTGGCCGCAAGCGGACGAATCAATGATCCGGTCCTGTTCAAGGAAGCGATTCTGAAGCGGGAAGCGGAATCGAGCACGGGGATCGGCGGAGGCATTGCGATGCCCCATGCGAAGACCCGGGCGGTGAACGAACCGACCGTCGTATTCGCCAAGAGCAGCAAGGGTGTGGATTTTGAGGCATTGGACGGCGAGCCGGCTTATGTGTTCTTCATGATTGCAGCGCCCGAGGGCGCGGGAAATACCCATTTGCGGACGCTTGCTGCACTTTCCAGGCTGCTGATTGATGCCGATTTCATCAGCCGGTTGATGGAGACGAAGACGCCTGAGGAAGTAACGGCGCTATTTGATGCCAAGCAGGCGGAAGAAGAAGCGGCAAAGGCTGAGAAGGAAGCTGCCAAGCAAAGGAAAGAAACAGAGAAGCAATCAGACAAGCGCCCGGAGTCTGACAGCGCTATCGAAGCCGCACCTGTACCGGACGGAACAACCTCCGGCGGGCAAGGCGCTTTCGTCGTTGCCGTAACGGCTTGTCCGACCGGGATCGCGCATACGTTTATGGCGGAGGACGCGCTCAAGAAGAAGGCCCAGGAAATGGGCGTCGAGATTCGGGTGGAAACGAACGGCTCGGAAGGGGCGCAGAACGTTTTGACCGAGGAGGAAATCCGGCGCGCTGCCGGCGTCATCATTGCCGCCGATAAGCAGGTCGAGATGGCCCGCTTTAACGGCAAACCGGTGCTGCAGCGCCCAGTCAGCGACGGCATCCGCAAATCGGAGGAGCTGATTCGCAAGGCAGCGAGCGGCGATGCGCCGATCTACCGCAGCGAAGGTGGAGGGACATCCGGAGAACAGCAGGGCGGACACAGCGGCATCGGCAGCAAAATTTACAAGGATCTGATGAACGGAATTTCGCATATGTTGCCATTCGTTGTGGGCGGAGGCATACTGCTGGCGGTATCCTTCCTGATCGAGCAGCTTGCCGGGGAGAATCATCCGCTCTTTCAGCTGCTGCAGACGATTGGCGGAGGCGAAGGCGCTTTCCACTTCCTGATTCCGGTCCTTGCCGGATTCATTGCCTTAAGCATCGGAGATCGTCCGGCGTTAATGCCCGGCATGGTCGGCGGCCTGATGGCGCTGAATTCGAATTCCGGGTTCCTCGGCGGTTTGGCTGCCGGCTTCCTGGCCGGATATGTCGTCATTCTGCTTCGCAAATGGTTTGCCGGCTTGCCGAAGGCTCTCGACGGCCTGAAGCCGATCTTGCTGTATCCGGTCGTCGGCTTGCTGATCACCGGCACCATTATGTTCTATTTGTTCGATCCGTTCTTCAGCTGGATCAATCTCGGCCTGACCGATATTCTGAACAATCTTGGCACGGGCAATGCCGTCATTCTCGGCCTGATCCTCGGCGGAATGATGTCGATTGACATGGGCGGCCCTTTCAATAAAGCGGCTTATGCATTCGCCATCGGCGTATTTACGTCGAGCGGCAATACGAACGGCGCGATGATGGCGGCCGTTATGGCCGGCGGCATGGTACCTCCTCTGGCAATCGCCCTGGCTACGACGTTCTTCAAGCGAAAATTTACGGAACAGGAGCGCAAGTCCGGCGTTACGAACTATGTCATGGGTCTTTCCTTTATCACGGAAGGCGCGATCCCGTTCGCCGCGGCCGACCCGCTGCGCGTACTGACATCGTGCATTCTCGGTTCGGCGGTTGCCGGCGGATTGACACAGCTGTGGGGCATTAACGTTCCGGCTCCGCACGGAGGGATTTTCGTGGCGGCTTTGGCCAACCACGCCCTGCTGTTCCTGCTGGCCGTGCTCATCGGCGCGGCGCTGTCCGGCGTACTGCTAGGGCTGTGGAAGCGCCCGGTTGAAAGCAAATAG
- a CDS encoding MBL fold metallo-hydrolase, with protein sequence MNVRINGNGRTPEQLIEEINRTSAPHGMAAVWFLGQESVVIKGGETVIYIDPYLSGELEQKDGFQRAFPAPLEPKHVTNANVVLITHEHDDHMDLGTISVIAKNSPDTRFVAPAICHKAMREAGVAEDRLMAAACDQWQAFESFRLMAVPAAHEVLEEDEVLGHRYVGYLIDISGVLIYHAGDTVVYPGLVERLRNHVIDIGMVPINGGDAFRRQDGIVGNMGFREAAELAAAAGFGLTIPLHYDVFPWNGERPGHFIDYCYENHPYMRTKVMARTEQLIYVKA encoded by the coding sequence ATGAACGTACGTATTAATGGGAATGGAAGAACACCGGAGCAGCTGATCGAGGAGATCAATCGAACATCCGCTCCGCACGGGATGGCTGCCGTTTGGTTTTTGGGACAGGAGAGCGTTGTGATTAAAGGCGGGGAGACTGTCATCTATATCGATCCCTATCTGTCCGGCGAGCTGGAGCAAAAGGACGGCTTCCAGCGAGCCTTTCCGGCCCCGCTTGAGCCGAAGCACGTTACGAATGCCAATGTGGTGCTCATCACGCATGAGCATGATGACCATATGGATCTGGGCACGATCTCGGTGATCGCCAAAAATAGCCCGGATACCCGTTTTGTCGCGCCTGCAATCTGTCATAAGGCGATGCGGGAGGCCGGAGTTGCCGAAGACCGCCTGATGGCTGCCGCGTGCGACCAGTGGCAGGCGTTTGAGAGCTTCCGCTTGATGGCGGTGCCTGCGGCACACGAAGTGCTTGAAGAGGATGAGGTACTGGGACACCGGTATGTCGGTTATTTAATTGATATCTCGGGTGTTCTGATATATCACGCAGGTGATACCGTCGTATACCCGGGTCTTGTTGAGCGGCTGCGGAATCACGTCATTGACATCGGCATGGTGCCGATCAACGGGGGAGACGCCTTCCGCAGGCAGGATGGGATCGTAGGCAATATGGGCTTCCGCGAGGCGGCCGAGCTTGCTGCTGCAGCGGGCTTCGGGCTGACGATCCCCCTGCACTACGACGTATTTCCATGGAACGGGGAAAGACCGGGGCATTTTATCGATTACTGTTATGAGAACCATCCCTATATGAGGACCAAAGTAATGGCCCGAACCGAACAATTGATTTATGTCAAGGCGTAG
- a CDS encoding YitT family protein: MLSFRKHVIIVIGSFLIAMGTNFFLVPQKVLDGGVIGIALIANYVFDLHIGFVIILCSVPIFIAAWVLNREIFYNSLSGMLISSFVIDLLSPYQADVLRLFAPGAIPSAMIGGALIGTGLGLMLRNDASTGGTDLLAHFLSKYVPLNVGIIILLMDAVIIGIGGALLSGSTFVNSIFTILSGGVATGLCTLKHGHRRTRRI; the protein is encoded by the coding sequence ATGCTGTCATTTCGAAAACATGTCATCATCGTGATCGGAAGCTTCCTGATCGCGATGGGGACCAATTTCTTTCTTGTCCCGCAAAAAGTGCTGGATGGCGGCGTGATCGGTATTGCTCTCATTGCAAATTATGTGTTTGACCTACATATCGGCTTTGTCATCATCTTGTGCAGTGTCCCCATTTTCATTGCGGCTTGGGTCCTTAATCGTGAAATATTTTACAACAGCTTATCCGGCATGCTGATCTCGTCATTCGTCATCGATTTGCTGTCCCCGTACCAAGCGGACGTATTGCGCTTGTTTGCCCCTGGCGCCATTCCCAGCGCAATGATTGGCGGCGCTTTGATCGGGACAGGCCTTGGCCTGATGCTAAGAAATGACGCAAGTACGGGAGGGACGGACCTGCTGGCGCATTTTCTGTCCAAATATGTGCCTCTGAACGTCGGGATCATCATCCTGCTGATGGATGCGGTGATCATCGGCATCGGAGGCGCTCTCCTCTCAGGCAGCACGTTTGTTAACTCCATCTTCACGATCTTGTCTGGAGGCGTGGCTACAGGGCTCTGTACGCTAAAGCATGGTCATCGAAGAACGAGAAGGATATGA
- a CDS encoding bifunctional 2-keto-4-hydroxyglutarate aldolase/2-keto-3-deoxy-6-phosphogluconate aldolase, with protein MKKLRLIQQIHDAGVVAVLRGESPEEVVEVAKRAIEGGIKVIEVTMTVPFATEAITKLAKMYSSEDPQADNYAIIGAGTVLDSETARLTILAGAEFVVSPGFDRDTIMLCNRYRVPVMPGAVTVHDIVASLELGVDVIKLFPGNLYSPSVIPSLKGPLPQANIMPTGGVNLDNLHEWIKAGAFAVGIGSDLTKDALKSGNLDLISEKARAYIDAFKKTKA; from the coding sequence ATGAAGAAACTCAGACTGATCCAACAAATTCATGATGCCGGCGTCGTGGCTGTGCTTCGCGGGGAATCGCCGGAGGAAGTCGTCGAGGTCGCCAAACGCGCCATTGAAGGCGGCATCAAGGTTATCGAAGTAACGATGACCGTTCCGTTCGCCACCGAAGCGATCACCAAGCTGGCAAAAATGTATTCCTCAGAGGATCCGCAAGCCGATAATTATGCCATTATCGGCGCCGGCACCGTGCTCGACTCGGAAACCGCAAGACTGACAATTCTGGCCGGAGCGGAGTTTGTCGTATCCCCTGGCTTTGACCGGGACACCATCATGCTCTGCAACCGTTACCGCGTTCCGGTTATGCCGGGGGCCGTCACCGTACATGACATTGTGGCCTCTTTGGAGCTCGGCGTGGATGTCATCAAGCTGTTCCCGGGCAATCTGTACTCGCCATCCGTGATCCCATCCCTTAAGGGCCCGCTCCCGCAGGCGAACATTATGCCTACCGGCGGGGTGAACCTCGATAACCTCCATGAATGGATCAAGGCCGGTGCATTTGCAGTCGGAATCGGTTCGGATTTAACCAAGGATGCGTTGAAGAGCGGCAACCTTGATCTGATTTCAGAGAAGGCCCGTGCATACATCGATGCATTCAAGAAGACTAAGGCCTGA
- a CDS encoding sugar kinase translates to MTSDRPTLDVITFGESMGLFYPEGPRGIGQGGSMAQSFGGAESNLAIGLARLGCTAGWFGRLGRDPVGSGILKTLRGEGVDVSRATQIDEAPTGIMLRQTVRGQSSVYYYRKDSAASRMTPAHVDSEYIAQAKIVHFTGITAALSGSCLDTIRHVVSLCKEHGVRISFDPNLRLKLWSIEEARPVLLELAASCDYFLPGYDECKLLFETEDEEVIIEQLRKLPGMSIIKSFNGSNVIVHKEHKYSLPFEKVDQVVDTVGAGDGFCAGFLAGISKGWSPEEALSLGGLTGSMVIQAPGDWEALPTWDEVLQRRGQAAHVER, encoded by the coding sequence ATGACGAGTGATAGACCAACGCTGGATGTCATCACATTCGGCGAGTCGATGGGATTATTTTATCCGGAAGGGCCCCGGGGCATCGGCCAAGGAGGAAGCATGGCCCAGTCCTTCGGCGGTGCGGAGAGCAATCTTGCAATCGGTCTTGCGCGGCTTGGATGCACGGCAGGCTGGTTCGGCAGACTCGGGCGGGATCCGGTCGGCAGCGGGATTTTGAAAACGCTTCGGGGAGAGGGCGTCGACGTTTCAAGGGCTACCCAGATCGATGAAGCGCCGACAGGCATTATGCTGAGGCAGACCGTTCGCGGACAATCCTCCGTTTACTACTATCGCAAGGACTCTGCGGCAAGCAGAATGACCCCTGCGCATGTGGATTCCGAATACATAGCACAAGCCAAGATCGTTCACTTCACCGGCATTACCGCTGCGCTTAGCGGCAGCTGCCTGGACACGATCCGGCATGTGGTCTCCCTGTGCAAGGAGCATGGCGTCCGGATCAGCTTTGATCCGAACCTGCGACTCAAGCTGTGGAGCATAGAAGAGGCTCGTCCCGTCTTGCTGGAGCTTGCGGCTTCCTGCGATTATTTCCTTCCCGGATATGATGAATGCAAGCTGTTGTTTGAGACCGAGGACGAAGAGGTCATCATCGAGCAGCTGCGGAAGCTGCCGGGGATGAGCATTATCAAAAGCTTCAACGGAAGCAATGTAATCGTTCACAAAGAGCATAAATATTCCCTTCCGTTTGAGAAGGTGGACCAGGTAGTTGATACGGTGGGTGCCGGAGACGGGTTCTGTGCCGGCTTCCTTGCCGGAATTTCAAAGGGCTGGTCGCCGGAGGAAGCGCTCTCGTTAGGCGGCCTGACCGGATCGATGGTTATCCAGGCTCCCGGCGACTGGGAAGCTCTTCCGACCTGGGACGAAGTGCTGCAGCGCCGCGGACAAGCCGCGCATGTCGAGCGATAA
- a CDS encoding DUF1657 domain-containing protein: MTVASDVKTCLSSLKSAQASLERFALSTQDENAKNMFTQAAQQTQQIVDQVAQRVQQLEQEEPQYKGF, from the coding sequence ATGACCGTAGCATCCGATGTCAAAACCTGCCTTTCCTCCTTGAAAAGCGCGCAGGCCAGCCTTGAGCGGTTTGCTCTGTCCACACAGGATGAGAACGCAAAGAACATGTTCACCCAAGCGGCTCAGCAAACCCAGCAAATCGTAGACCAAGTCGCTCAGCGCGTGCAGCAGCTTGAACAGGAGGAGCCTCAATACAAAGGCTTCTAA
- a CDS encoding DUF421 domain-containing protein, translating to MPQWLEIMLRTVCAVIVLFLMTKALGKRQVTQLSFFEYLTGITIGSLAAYISLDLEANWYLGLIALGVWVLCSLLIEYSQMKSKKIRDFVEFKATVLIKDGKVLEENMKKERLTSDDLMQQLRKKDIFQIADVEFAIMEPSGDITVLQKRDTLPVTPKDLGVKIAPEKMPQAVIMDGKILDEPLRVMGYSQSWLRDELDKQGVKLKDVYFAQVDTFGGLTIDLYDDQMQQPQNQERALLFANLKKCQADLELFSLSTKDKAAKKMYEESAKEMARILQEVKPILNT from the coding sequence GTGCCGCAATGGCTCGAAATAATGCTACGGACGGTGTGTGCTGTAATCGTTCTGTTTCTGATGACCAAAGCGCTTGGCAAACGGCAGGTAACGCAGCTGTCCTTTTTCGAATACTTAACGGGAATTACGATCGGCAGCCTCGCTGCCTACATCTCGCTCGATCTGGAAGCCAATTGGTACCTTGGACTGATTGCGCTGGGAGTGTGGGTGCTCTGCTCCCTGCTGATTGAATACTCCCAAATGAAGAGCAAGAAGATTAGGGATTTTGTTGAATTTAAAGCGACAGTGCTCATCAAGGACGGCAAAGTTCTGGAAGAAAACATGAAAAAGGAACGTCTCACATCCGATGATCTGATGCAGCAGCTGCGGAAAAAGGACATCTTCCAGATTGCCGACGTCGAATTTGCCATCATGGAACCCAGCGGGGATATCACCGTGCTGCAGAAGCGGGATACGCTTCCGGTCACACCGAAGGACTTGGGCGTTAAGATCGCGCCGGAGAAAATGCCGCAAGCGGTCATCATGGACGGTAAGATCCTGGATGAACCGCTGCGCGTGATGGGGTACAGCCAAAGCTGGCTTAGGGATGAGCTGGACAAGCAGGGGGTCAAGCTCAAAGATGTGTACTTTGCACAGGTGGACACCTTTGGCGGATTGACCATTGATTTGTATGACGATCAAATGCAGCAGCCCCAGAATCAGGAGAGAGCCCTGCTGTTCGCGAATCTGAAAAAATGCCAGGCCGATCTGGAGCTGTTCAGCTTAAGCACCAAGGACAAGGCAGCAAAGAAGATGTACGAGGAAAGTGCCAAAGAGATGGCCCGTATTCTGCAAGAGGTTAAACCGATACTGAATACTTGA
- a CDS encoding putative holin-like toxin: MGVNEALALMISFATLVVSILAFHNKK; the protein is encoded by the coding sequence ATGGGCGTGAATGAGGCATTGGCTCTAATGATTTCGTTCGCCACGCTGGTCGTTTCGATCCTTGCTTTCCATAATAAGAAATAG
- a CDS encoding GerAB/ArcD/ProY family transporter: MVNKTPWQLFRFAFVYLNAIPTGFLVTPLLWGSAYLGWMAILIGWSANLILLWFTVKVGRWDSDRSWIDFGQDLLGKWLHYPIILLILFWSVNYIGLDIEGFTLFFDTNYMRETPQWFIILIVGLVVTLTARWGMETLIYISDGLFIVIVLTILLMNMFFFQDADFNMVSAMYRHHNYGDVFKDSLTTLAYFAEWVVFLFLAPYLQIDRKAFRNLAAASAMVALGVLLQWASSLLSFGPYLGRELQYPLVELLRAGRGFLGNSDPFMIGLWSSSMFLHCAFLIHVSVRCLAKLLALKQMDATLIAVIGGTGSILAFQYSKNPVLFQQDFSSPSMIAFFLLVECVPILYWIASLFRKGKRPRRKAA, encoded by the coding sequence ATGGTGAATAAAACCCCATGGCAATTGTTCCGATTCGCCTTCGTATACCTGAACGCGATCCCGACAGGATTTTTAGTTACCCCCCTGCTGTGGGGCTCGGCGTACTTGGGATGGATGGCCATTCTGATTGGTTGGAGCGCCAACCTGATCCTTCTATGGTTTACGGTTAAGGTTGGGCGCTGGGATTCGGACCGGTCCTGGATCGACTTCGGCCAGGACCTGCTGGGAAAATGGCTCCACTATCCGATCATCCTGCTGATTCTCTTCTGGTCCGTCAATTATATCGGACTCGATATCGAGGGCTTTACCCTTTTCTTCGACACGAATTACATGCGGGAGACGCCGCAATGGTTCATCATCTTGATCGTCGGCCTCGTCGTCACCCTTACCGCGCGTTGGGGGATGGAAACGCTGATCTATATCTCCGACGGGCTGTTCATTGTCATTGTGCTGACGATTTTGCTCATGAACATGTTTTTTTTCCAAGATGCGGACTTCAATATGGTATCCGCCATGTACAGGCATCACAACTACGGGGACGTCTTTAAGGATTCGCTGACCACCCTCGCCTATTTCGCGGAGTGGGTCGTGTTTCTGTTCCTCGCCCCCTACCTTCAAATCGATCGGAAGGCATTCCGAAACCTTGCGGCCGCAAGCGCAATGGTTGCACTTGGCGTATTGCTCCAGTGGGCCTCCTCCCTGCTAAGCTTCGGACCGTATCTCGGCCGGGAGCTGCAGTACCCGCTTGTGGAATTGCTGCGCGCGGGAAGAGGTTTCCTCGGCAATTCCGATCCGTTCATGATCGGACTGTGGAGCAGTTCAATGTTCCTGCACTGCGCATTCCTGATCCATGTCAGTGTACGTTGCCTTGCCAAGCTGCTTGCGCTAAAGCAAATGGATGCCACGCTGATTGCGGTGATCGGCGGAACAGGCTCTATCCTGGCGTTCCAATATTCCAAAAACCCGGTCCTGTTCCAGCAGGATTTTAGTTCTCCATCGATGATTGCGTTTTTCCTTCTCGTCGAATGCGTTCCGATTCTGTATTGGATCGCCTCCCTTTTTCGCAAAGGAAAGCGACCGCGGCGAAAGGCAGCATGA
- a CDS encoding Ger(x)C family spore germination protein has translation MRALVRLLLVITPLFTLAGCGFMMTKVEINEQTFVFAMYIDKGKQPNTVEVTISAPLPNRLTSGSQAGGQGSGDPYAMVTKSSVTVQDALSLIQRDLTRRFDFSHTRSVVVGHRYAGAGLHDLMDWFQREPTTDLDTYLFVAPGEAKQVASLTPVFEQMPSEVLARIGDRDNVIGTTFLDCLIGASANQGYALTYLSAGMKPMIADQGKLEPWVGVQGTALFQDHRLRATLPLEPSLTISWAENQLKGSVYTVNWDKSGKASVFLIQNRAKKSVRLVDGRPVFTIKLNGIGDVIFKRNGILTDSLSAKYAIERELNEVIKEQLATAMRTSQRVRADILQLGMLLDWNYPDYWEKVRRNWSKTYAEEAVIEIVTDVKVRNFGSVLKSKPE, from the coding sequence ATGAGAGCGTTAGTCCGACTTCTCCTAGTCATAACGCCGCTCTTCACGCTTGCCGGCTGCGGGTTCATGATGACCAAAGTCGAAATCAACGAACAGACCTTCGTGTTCGCAATGTACATCGACAAAGGGAAGCAGCCCAATACCGTCGAGGTTACGATCAGCGCCCCGCTGCCTAACCGGCTGACTTCAGGTTCCCAGGCAGGGGGACAAGGGAGCGGAGATCCCTACGCGATGGTTACCAAATCCTCCGTTACCGTCCAGGATGCACTGAGTCTTATTCAGCGGGATCTGACTCGCCGTTTCGACTTCAGCCATACCCGATCCGTCGTGGTTGGTCATCGTTATGCAGGGGCTGGCTTGCATGATCTGATGGACTGGTTTCAGCGGGAGCCGACGACGGATCTCGATACCTACCTGTTCGTAGCACCGGGAGAAGCGAAGCAAGTAGCCTCCCTGACCCCCGTCTTCGAGCAAATGCCATCCGAAGTTTTGGCCCGAATAGGGGACCGGGATAATGTCATCGGCACGACTTTTCTGGATTGCCTCATCGGGGCATCGGCCAACCAGGGCTATGCGCTGACCTATTTGAGCGCTGGCATGAAACCTATGATCGCCGATCAGGGCAAGCTGGAGCCGTGGGTCGGCGTTCAAGGAACCGCGCTATTTCAAGATCATAGACTCCGTGCCACCCTTCCGCTAGAGCCTTCGCTGACGATTAGCTGGGCTGAAAATCAGCTGAAGGGTTCTGTTTACACGGTGAACTGGGATAAATCCGGGAAAGCGAGCGTGTTTCTAATCCAAAACCGGGCGAAGAAGTCGGTGAGGCTGGTGGACGGCCGCCCTGTGTTTACGATTAAGCTAAACGGGATCGGCGATGTCATATTCAAGCGGAACGGCATTCTGACGGATTCGCTATCCGCCAAATATGCCATCGAACGGGAATTGAACGAGGTTATCAAGGAGCAGCTGGCAACGGCCATGCGCACGTCTCAAAGGGTCCGCGCCGACATCCTGCAGCTCGGTATGCTCCTTGACTGGAACTATCCTGATTATTGGGAGAAGGTTCGAAGGAACTGGTCCAAGACTTACGCCGAGGAGGCCGTAATCGAGATCGTAACGGACGTGAAAGTCCGCAATTTCGGTTCCGTGCTCAAATCCAAGCCTGAATAA